A genomic stretch from Chitinophaga agri includes:
- a CDS encoding lysophospholipid acyltransferase family protein: protein MYDAANSIRKPAYASHEMKLPEKIRYRRLVYEPLFAMLYFISLLPTWMLRSIQHLIYWTLCNMMRYRYDVVVQNLSRSFPKRSYRHIQAMTRAFYCHFSELLVETLQLLSITEEQHRKKVHLHNPEVLEHCHQQGRNIIIVMGHYGNWECLNILPRYVSFDVYAVYKPTPYTFLNRVLYRIRSRFGIRLLATNETARFMLSNRHRPGAYVFIADQSPVIRARCKTDFLHQPTALPTGAEQLARSTDAVVLYASVRKRSKGDGWNVYFSLITEETADVESYDITRTFAWYLEHDILHAPEYWLWTHRQWEREEC, encoded by the coding sequence ATGTACGACGCTGCTAATTCTATCAGAAAACCAGCTTACGCCAGCCACGAGATGAAGCTACCCGAAAAGATCAGATACCGGAGACTGGTGTATGAGCCTTTGTTTGCTATGCTCTACTTCATCAGCTTATTACCCACGTGGATGCTGCGTAGTATACAGCATTTAATTTACTGGACTCTCTGCAACATGATGCGCTATCGTTATGATGTCGTTGTGCAGAATCTTTCCCGCTCTTTCCCTAAAAGAAGCTACCGGCACATCCAGGCCATGACACGTGCCTTCTATTGTCACTTCAGTGAATTGCTGGTAGAGACCCTGCAGCTATTGTCCATCACAGAAGAGCAACACCGGAAAAAGGTACATCTGCATAATCCGGAAGTACTGGAACATTGTCACCAGCAGGGGCGGAACATCATCATTGTAATGGGGCATTACGGCAACTGGGAATGCCTGAACATCCTGCCCCGCTATGTTTCTTTTGATGTCTATGCGGTATATAAACCCACACCTTACACGTTCCTGAACAGGGTGTTATACCGTATCCGTTCACGGTTCGGCATCAGGCTGCTGGCTACGAATGAAACTGCCCGTTTTATGCTGTCTAACCGTCATCGTCCGGGTGCATATGTATTTATCGCCGATCAGTCGCCGGTAATAAGGGCGCGTTGTAAAACCGACTTCCTGCATCAGCCTACCGCACTGCCAACGGGCGCCGAGCAGCTGGCACGTTCCACCGATGCAGTCGTGCTATACGCTTCTGTCAGGAAACGCAGCAAAGGTGACGGCTGGAATGTATACTTCTCGCTGATAACAGAGGAAACCGCTGATGTGGAATCATATGACATCACCAGGACCTTTGCCTGGTACCTGGAGCATGATATCTTACATGCACCTGAATACTGGTTATGGACCCACAGACAATGGGAGCGGGAGGAGTGTTAA
- a CDS encoding SDR family oxidoreductase, translating into MNRLENKVALITGGNSGIGFATAQLFIAEGAKVIITGRNQESIDKAVAELGTSASGIASDTGSMKDIMQLQAQVAAIHPVIDILFLNAGVAKFSPIEATTEAFFDEQFNINVKGSFFTIQQLLPILHDGGAIVLNTSINAHIGMANASVYAATKAAQLTLIRNLSAELIGRKIRVNAVSPGPVSTPLYGKLGLAADQLSATASHIQSSIPIGRFGTPEEIAKVALFLASDDSTFLLGSELIADGGMSTL; encoded by the coding sequence ATGAACAGGTTAGAAAATAAAGTAGCCCTCATTACCGGTGGTAACAGCGGTATCGGATTTGCGACAGCGCAGTTATTTATTGCTGAAGGCGCAAAAGTGATCATTACCGGCCGTAATCAGGAATCTATAGACAAGGCAGTAGCGGAACTGGGCACATCGGCCAGCGGCATTGCATCTGACACAGGTAGTATGAAAGACATTATGCAGTTACAGGCACAGGTGGCTGCGATACATCCGGTCATTGACATTCTGTTCCTGAATGCAGGTGTAGCGAAGTTCTCTCCTATTGAGGCGACGACTGAGGCATTCTTTGACGAGCAGTTTAATATCAACGTAAAAGGTTCCTTCTTTACTATTCAGCAGTTACTGCCTATCCTGCATGATGGCGGTGCTATCGTATTGAATACTTCTATCAACGCGCACATCGGTATGGCGAATGCATCTGTTTATGCCGCCACTAAAGCAGCGCAGCTGACACTGATCAGAAACTTATCCGCAGAACTGATCGGCCGTAAGATCCGTGTGAATGCAGTCAGTCCTGGTCCGGTTAGCACACCGCTGTATGGTAAACTTGGCCTGGCAGCAGATCAGCTTTCCGCAACCGCCAGCCATATACAGTCCAGCATACCTATTGGTCGTTTCGGTACACCGGAAGAAATTGCGAAGGTAGCGCTCTTCCTGGCGTCAGATGATTCAACTTTCCTGCTGGGGTCAGAACTGATCGCCGATGGTGGTATGAGCACATTATGA
- a CDS encoding exonuclease SbcCD subunit D, with protein MKILHTADWHIGQTFYQYDRTYEHQQFLYWLTDTIKKEDIELLIISGDVFDVANPSATSVKLFYSFLNSAMKAQPGLQIIVTAGNHDSAARLEAPKPLLESSDIHIIGTIERKEDGTIDYEKMLIPVKDRTGATVLWCMAIPFLRMGDYPAVAESETPYVDGVVALYRESYEHALTIKQPDQGIIAMAHLHTLNAEKNEHDDKERLIMGGVEYVPVSAFHDDIIYTALGHIHKAQKIGGKENIRYSGSPLPMSFSERNYKHQVVTFDITGGVLSNVALLEIPVTTELLRVPAKPQPLATVLEELLQLPAATDHLHTAPYLEVRVLLEGPEPALRHKIETALTGKHVKLAKIETSRLSSGENETDTVMRTDQLQELKPLDIFQKAFKASYNNEAPEELVSLFNQVLQEITTKEQ; from the coding sequence ATGAAAATATTGCATACTGCAGACTGGCATATAGGACAAACCTTCTATCAGTATGACAGAACATATGAACACCAGCAGTTCCTGTACTGGCTGACAGATACCATTAAGAAAGAAGATATTGAGTTATTGATCATCAGTGGGGACGTGTTTGATGTAGCTAACCCCTCCGCTACTTCGGTTAAATTATTCTATTCCTTTCTCAATAGTGCCATGAAGGCACAACCCGGTTTACAGATCATTGTCACGGCAGGTAACCATGACTCAGCAGCAAGGCTGGAAGCGCCTAAACCGCTGCTGGAATCGTCTGACATTCATATTATCGGTACGATCGAGCGGAAAGAAGATGGTACGATCGACTATGAAAAAATGCTGATCCCTGTGAAGGATAGAACAGGGGCAACGGTGCTCTGGTGTATGGCTATCCCTTTCCTGCGCATGGGAGACTATCCCGCGGTAGCGGAAAGCGAGACGCCCTATGTGGATGGGGTGGTTGCCCTCTACAGGGAATCCTATGAGCACGCGCTGACCATAAAGCAACCGGACCAGGGCATCATCGCCATGGCACATCTGCATACACTCAATGCCGAAAAGAATGAGCACGATGATAAAGAAAGACTGATCATGGGTGGGGTGGAATATGTTCCTGTCAGCGCCTTCCATGACGACATCATCTATACCGCATTAGGACACATACACAAAGCCCAGAAAATAGGCGGGAAAGAAAACATCCGGTACAGTGGTAGTCCGCTGCCCATGTCATTTTCAGAAAGGAACTACAAACACCAGGTAGTGACTTTCGATATTACCGGCGGCGTACTCAGTAATGTTGCCCTGCTGGAGATACCGGTCACCACCGAGCTGCTACGCGTACCGGCTAAGCCGCAGCCACTGGCCACTGTATTAGAAGAGCTCCTGCAGTTACCAGCGGCTACTGACCATCTGCACACCGCGCCTTACCTGGAAGTACGTGTGCTGCTGGAAGGGCCCGAACCGGCATTAAGACACAAGATAGAAACCGCCCTTACCGGCAAACACGTAAAGCTGGCAAAGATTGAAACAAGCCGCCTGTCATCCGGAGAAAATGAAACAGACACTGTGATGCGCACAGATCAGCTGCAGGAATTAAAGCCACTGGATATATTTCAGAAGGCCTTTAAAGCCAGCTATAACAATGAAGCACCGGAAGAACTGGTCAGCCTTTTCAACCAGGTATTGCAGGAGATCACTACAAAAGAGCAGTAA
- a CDS encoding response regulator, with protein MAKHGPLLILEDDEDDREIYQSVLASLGLRNMVLFFDAGDALLKYLQETTEKPLIIIADINVPRMNGLELRRRIDMDESLRKKSIPFVFLTTIESKEIVDEVYDLTVQGYFIKRPLYEDIEKQIRIILEYWTNARHPNE; from the coding sequence ATGGCAAAACATGGTCCGCTGCTTATACTGGAAGATGATGAAGACGACCGGGAAATATATCAGTCCGTATTAGCATCGCTGGGACTGCGCAACATGGTACTTTTTTTTGATGCTGGTGATGCCTTGCTGAAGTACTTGCAGGAAACGACGGAAAAGCCACTTATTATCATAGCAGATATCAATGTGCCAAGAATGAATGGTCTGGAACTCAGACGCCGGATCGACATGGATGAATCACTGCGTAAGAAAAGTATACCATTTGTATTTCTCACTACCATCGAATCAAAAGAAATTGTAGACGAAGTATATGACCTTACTGTACAGGGCTATTTTATCAAAAGACCTTTGTACGAGGATATAGAAAAGCAGATCCGTATTATATTGGAATACTGGACCAATGCCAGGCATCCGAATGAATAG
- a CDS encoding AAA family ATPase has product MRKYPIGIQDFGEIRNGRYLYIDKTRLIYTLIESGKYYFLSRPRRFGKSLLLPTIKEIFNGNKELFKGLWIEEQWNWEQTHPVIH; this is encoded by the coding sequence ATGAGGAAATATCCAATAGGCATACAGGATTTTGGCGAAATACGAAATGGACGATATTTATATATAGACAAAACGCGACTGATCTACACGCTGATAGAATCAGGCAAGTACTATTTTTTAAGTCGCCCGAGGCGATTTGGTAAATCCCTGTTACTGCCTACCATTAAGGAAATCTTTAATGGTAATAAAGAATTATTTAAAGGCCTTTGGATAGAGGAGCAGTGGAACTGGGAGCAGACACATCCCGTAATACATTAG
- a CDS encoding AAA family ATPase yields MKILAIRLKNLASLEDTNEIDFTKEPLSKAGIFAITGPTGAGKSTLLDALCLALYAKTPRYQQAKETGVEIQDRTGNKLNQGDIRGILRDGTADGFAEVSFAGIDGHNYRATWSVKRARNKIDGNLQTDTVELFNLSTNTPVPGKKTETLREIERVVGLNFEQFTRSVLLAQGDFTAFLKADKDAKASLLEKLTGTNIYSEISVGVFEKFKEADTELKQLKQQIAGIVSLSEEERTSFTEQQSTLTASIATQQQTINTLNAEINWHQLLGTLQDNRNVAAGKYTEALTAIENAADSIRTFTQVEQVQPARGPVEARRSYERELSVKEAALAEITNRIVQTTERQQQAMQALSEADTAVQEQQQAAAASQPDIERARHLDTLIGEKAQRVSLAKAAADVAEKKQQDHLKVFENKEQEITVVTATIEKLQQWQRDHLGKKDIAENDIEIRTQLSHAASLLPRQQEALREQQDNSSFIKKAQEQITALQEKVLDEQQQLSDLQKAFDTLHVAIGQMPVDALKDQQSSLIQHIREGEAAKGHWDLLLSNLQEKEHTVRLLENCQQELLEKTTVLKDKKAQLIVAQTQKDLTDKLLQQARLQIAENVEALRAQLIQDEPCPVCGSTAHPFAGGNPVEHTILLGLEEEYKKALQTYNSLQGDISTLEQLTRKLDTDGSMYEGMLARRSEQITSLEKTWMTFSLATASQTLPAESRKAWLAARVQELHDEHQQTTQQLQAYEEKRKEADQLKIQLDALQHKLTATGDSLKDRQREKSSKEEAQRHIEKQLANITESLHTMTELLAPHFNNPAWIDNWKKDPQGFDNSIRAFAVQWKEHVQAITDNTQLLREHQSALQEMSKQGPLIAAELNERIHDLNTQQTQFDTLTQERQRLLNGAAVSVFEQRLKQAMDNAVATQQAAAKELNNLREELRGYTVSREQTSADINNIHHNIAQISAAIKEWLDAYASTDGVQLSEPDLTSLLAYSAAWIDTERKTINALRTAVTTTKATLEERELQVTNHLQKRTSERGLEEVTALAGEARQTLEQLSAEKSKVDYKLWEDKKNKDTIGGLQKNIEAKTAIHENWGRLNELIGSADGKKFRQIAQEYTLDILLGYANMHLAMLTTRYKLQRIPGTLGLQILDKDMGDELRTVFSLSGGESFLVSLALALGLASLSSSKMKVESLFIDEGFGALDPDTLNVAVDALERLHNQGRKVGVISHVQEMTERIPAQIKVIRMANGKSTVEVVGG; encoded by the coding sequence ATGAAGATATTAGCCATTCGTTTAAAGAACCTGGCATCACTCGAAGATACCAACGAAATAGATTTTACAAAAGAACCACTCAGCAAGGCGGGGATCTTTGCCATTACCGGCCCGACAGGGGCAGGTAAATCCACGCTGCTCGATGCCCTGTGTCTGGCATTATATGCCAAAACACCGCGCTATCAGCAGGCGAAAGAGACTGGCGTAGAGATACAGGACAGAACCGGAAACAAGCTCAATCAGGGCGATATCAGGGGCATCCTGCGGGATGGCACTGCGGATGGATTTGCAGAGGTCTCCTTCGCCGGCATAGATGGTCATAACTACCGGGCTACCTGGTCAGTCAAACGTGCCCGTAATAAGATAGATGGAAACCTGCAGACAGATACCGTGGAACTCTTTAACCTGAGTACCAATACCCCTGTGCCTGGAAAGAAAACCGAGACACTGCGCGAAATAGAAAGGGTGGTCGGCCTGAACTTCGAACAGTTCACCCGCTCCGTCTTACTGGCACAGGGCGACTTCACCGCCTTCCTGAAAGCGGACAAAGACGCGAAAGCTTCCCTGCTGGAAAAGCTGACAGGTACCAATATCTATTCGGAGATCTCAGTAGGTGTATTTGAAAAGTTCAAAGAGGCTGATACTGAGCTGAAACAACTGAAACAACAGATCGCAGGGATCGTCAGTTTGTCGGAAGAAGAAAGGACCAGCTTCACCGAACAGCAAAGCACGCTCACTGCTTCCATTGCAACACAGCAACAAACGATCAATACCCTTAACGCCGAAATCAACTGGCATCAGCTGCTGGGTACACTACAGGATAACCGGAATGTAGCGGCAGGAAAGTATACAGAAGCCCTCACAGCGATAGAGAATGCGGCCGACAGCATCCGCACCTTCACCCAGGTGGAACAGGTGCAGCCAGCCAGAGGCCCGGTAGAAGCCAGACGATCCTATGAAAGGGAACTATCAGTAAAAGAGGCCGCGCTCGCGGAGATCACAAACCGGATCGTACAGACCACTGAGCGTCAGCAGCAGGCGATGCAGGCTTTATCGGAGGCAGATACCGCCGTACAGGAACAACAACAGGCTGCTGCTGCCTCTCAACCAGATATAGAGAGGGCGCGTCACCTCGACACGCTGATCGGTGAGAAAGCGCAACGGGTGAGCCTTGCAAAGGCGGCAGCTGATGTGGCTGAAAAGAAACAACAGGACCACCTGAAAGTGTTCGAAAATAAGGAACAGGAGATCACGGTGGTGACCGCGACGATTGAAAAATTACAGCAATGGCAGCGGGATCACCTCGGTAAAAAAGATATCGCAGAGAATGATATTGAGATCAGGACACAGCTGAGTCATGCTGCCAGTCTGTTACCCAGACAACAGGAGGCATTAAGGGAACAACAGGATAACAGCAGCTTCATAAAAAAAGCACAGGAACAGATCACGGCCCTGCAGGAAAAAGTGTTGGATGAACAACAACAGCTGTCTGACCTCCAAAAGGCATTCGATACCCTGCACGTGGCCATCGGACAGATGCCCGTCGATGCGTTAAAGGATCAACAGTCATCGCTGATACAGCATATCAGGGAAGGCGAGGCGGCAAAAGGGCACTGGGATCTGCTGCTGAGCAATTTGCAGGAAAAGGAACATACGGTGCGCCTACTGGAAAATTGCCAGCAGGAACTGCTCGAAAAAACAACGGTGCTTAAAGATAAGAAAGCGCAACTGATCGTTGCGCAGACACAAAAAGACCTCACTGACAAACTATTACAACAGGCACGCCTGCAGATAGCAGAGAACGTTGAAGCGTTGCGTGCGCAGCTGATACAGGATGAACCCTGCCCCGTGTGCGGTAGTACAGCACATCCCTTTGCAGGAGGTAATCCGGTAGAACACACCATATTACTGGGACTGGAAGAGGAATATAAAAAAGCCCTGCAAACATACAATAGCTTACAGGGTGATATCAGCACTCTGGAACAGCTCACCAGGAAACTGGATACAGACGGCAGTATGTATGAAGGTATGCTGGCACGCAGAAGTGAGCAGATCACTTCCCTGGAAAAAACATGGATGACGTTTAGTCTGGCAACGGCCAGTCAAACCCTGCCTGCCGAAAGCAGGAAAGCATGGCTGGCTGCCCGCGTACAGGAGCTGCATGATGAACATCAGCAGACGACGCAGCAACTACAGGCATATGAAGAAAAAAGGAAAGAAGCCGATCAGCTGAAAATACAACTGGATGCCTTACAGCATAAACTGACCGCTACGGGGGATAGCCTGAAAGACAGGCAGCGGGAAAAATCCAGTAAAGAGGAAGCGCAACGGCATATTGAAAAGCAACTGGCTAATATCACAGAGAGTCTGCACACCATGACGGAACTGCTGGCGCCACACTTTAACAATCCCGCCTGGATAGACAACTGGAAAAAGGATCCGCAGGGATTTGACAACAGTATCCGCGCCTTCGCCGTACAGTGGAAAGAGCATGTGCAGGCAATCACGGATAATACGCAGTTACTGCGTGAGCATCAGTCAGCGTTGCAGGAGATGAGTAAACAAGGTCCGCTGATCGCGGCAGAGCTGAATGAAAGGATCCATGATCTCAATACACAGCAAACACAGTTCGACACCCTTACGCAGGAGCGCCAGCGATTACTGAACGGCGCTGCTGTCAGTGTGTTTGAACAACGACTGAAACAGGCGATGGACAATGCGGTTGCTACGCAACAAGCAGCAGCGAAAGAATTGAATAATCTGCGGGAAGAGCTCCGTGGTTATACGGTTTCCAGAGAACAGACATCCGCCGATATCAACAATATCCATCACAATATCGCACAGATAAGTGCAGCCATTAAGGAATGGCTGGATGCCTATGCATCGACAGATGGTGTACAACTATCAGAACCAGACCTGACCAGTTTACTGGCTTATTCTGCCGCCTGGATAGACACCGAAAGAAAAACGATCAATGCTTTGCGGACTGCCGTCACTACGACGAAAGCCACGTTGGAAGAACGTGAGCTGCAGGTCACCAATCATCTGCAGAAACGCACGAGTGAACGTGGATTGGAAGAGGTGACCGCGCTTGCCGGTGAAGCCAGACAAACACTGGAACAGCTCTCTGCGGAAAAGAGTAAAGTTGATTACAAACTCTGGGAAGATAAAAAGAACAAAGATACCATCGGCGGCTTACAAAAGAACATTGAAGCCAAAACAGCTATACACGAAAACTGGGGCAGACTGAATGAACTGATCGGCTCTGCTGATGGTAAAAAGTTCCGGCAGATAGCCCAGGAATATACACTGGACATTTTGCTGGGCTATGCCAACATGCACCTGGCGATGCTGACCACCCGCTATAAACTGCAGCGTATACCTGGTACCCTCGGATTGCAGATACTGGATAAAGATATGGGTGATGAACTCAGAACGGTCTTCTCACTTTCCGGTGGAGAATCCTTCCTGGTATCACTGGCACTGGCGCTGGGGCTGGCCTCTTTATCTTCCAGCAAGATGAAGGTAGAATCCCTGTTCATTGATGAAGGTTTCGGCGCACTCGATCCGGATACCCTGAATGTAGCAGTAGATGCCCTGGAACGTTTACATAACCAGGGACGTAAAGTTGGGGTGATCTCTCACGTACAGGAAATGACAGAACGTATCCCTGCACAGATAAAAGTGATCCGGATGGCCAATGGAAAAAGCACGGTAGAGGTAGTGGGAGGTTAA